A portion of the Rhinolophus sinicus isolate RSC01 linkage group LG03, ASM3656204v1, whole genome shotgun sequence genome contains these proteins:
- the SEMA6D gene encoding semaphorin-6D isoform X7, translated as MRFFLLCAYMLLLMISQLRAVSFPEDDEPLNTVDYHYSRQYPVFRGRPSGNESQHRLDFQLMLKIRDTLYIAGRDQVYTVSLNEIPKTEVIPSKKLTWRSRQQDRENCAMKGKHKDECHNFIKVFVPRNDEMVFVCGTNAFNPMCRYYRLNTLEYDGEEISGLARCPFDARQTNVALFADGKLYSATVADFLASDAVIYRSMGDGSALRTIKYDSKWIKEPHFLHAIEYGNYVYFFFREIAVEHNNLGKAVYSRVARICKNDMGGSQRVLEKHWTSFLKARLNCSVPGDSFFYFDVLQSITDIIQISGIPTVVGVFTTQLNSIPGSAVCAFSMDDIEKVFKGRFKEQKTPDSVWTAVPEDKVPKPRPGCCAKHGLAEAYKTSIDFPDETLSFIKSHPLMDSAVPPIADEPWFTKTRIRYRLTAIAVDHSAGPYQNYTVIFVGSEAGVVLKVLAKTSSFSLNDSVLLEEIEAYNHAKCNAENEEDRKVISLQLDKDHHTLYVAFSSCVIRMPLSRCERYGSCKKSCIASRDPYCGWLSQGACGRVTPGMLLLTEDFFAFHNHSAEGYEQDTEYGNTAHLGDCHEILPTSTTPDYKIFGGPTSGVRWEVQSGESNQMVHMNVLITCVFAAFVLGAFIAGVAVYCYRDMFVRKNRKIHKDAESAQSCTDSSGSFAKLNGLFDSPVKEYQQNIDSPKLYSNLLTSRKELPPSGDTKSMVMDHRGQPPELAALPTPESTPVLHQKTLQAMKSHSEKAHGHGASRKETPQYFPSSPPSHSPLSHGHIPSAIVLPNATHDYNTSFSNSNAHKAEKKLQHIDHPLTKSSSKRDHRRSVDSRNTLNDLLKHLNDPNSNPKAIMGDIQMAHQTLMLDPVGPMSEVPPKVPNREASLYSPPSTLPRNSPTKRVDVPTTPGVPMTSLERQRGYHKNSSQRHSISAMPKNLNSPSGVLLSRQPSMNRGGYMPTPTGAKVDYIQGTPVSVHLQPSLSRQSSYTSNGTLPRTGLKRTPSLKPDVPPKPSFVPQTTSVRPLNKYTY; from the exons ATGAGGTTCTTCCTGCTCTGTGCCTACATGCTGCTGCTGATGATTTCCCAATTGAGGGCAGTCAGTTTTCCTGAAGATGATGAACCCCTTAATACTGTTGACTATCACT ATTCAAGGCAATATCCGGTTTTTAGAGGACGCCCTTCAGGCAATGAATCGCAGCACAGGCTGGACTTTCAGCTGATGTTGAAAATTCGAGACACACTTTATATTGCTGGCAG GGATCAAGTTTATACAGTGAGCTTAAATGAAATCCCCAAAACAGAAGTAATACCGAGCAAG AAACTGACATGGCGGTCAAGACAACAGGATCGAGAAAACTGTGCTATGAAAGGCAAACATAAA GATGAATGCCACAACTTTATTAAAGTATTTGTTCCAAGAAACGATGAGATGGTTTTTGTATGTGGTACCAATGCGTTTAATCCCATGTGTAGATACTATCGg ttgaATACCTTAGAGTATGATGGGGAAGAAATTAGTGGCCTGGCAAGATGCCCATTTGATGCCAGACAAACCAATGTTGCCCTTTTTGCTG ATGGGAAGCTGTATTCTGCCACAGTGGCTGACTTTTTGGCCAGTGATGCTGTTATTTATCGAAGCATGGGCGATGGATCTGCCCTTCGTACAATAAAATATGATTCCAAGTGGATAAAAG agCCACACTTTCTTCATGCCATAGAATACGGAAActatgtctatttcttctttcgAGAAATTGCTGTAGAACATAATAATTTAGGCAAG GCTGTCTATTCCCGTGTGGCCCGCATCTGTAAAAACGACATGGGTGGCTCCCAGCGGGTCCTGGAGAAACATTGGACTTCATTTCTGAAAGCTCGGCTTAACTGCTCTGTCCCCGGAGATTCCTTTTTCTACTTTGATGTCCTGCAGTCCATTACGGACATAATACAAATCAGTGGCATCCCCACGGTGGTCGGGGTGTTCACCACACAGCTGAACAG CATTCCTGGTTCTGCAGTCTGTGCATTTAGCATGGATGACATTGAGAAAGTATTCAAAGGACggtttaaagaacagaaaactcCAGATTCTGTTTGGACAGCAGTCCCCGAAGACAAAGTACCAAAACCaag GCCTGGCTGTTGTGCGAAGCATGGCCTTGCTGAAGCTTATAAAACCTCCATTGATTTCCCGGATGAAACCCTGTCATTCATCAAATCCCACCCCCTGATGGACTCTGCCGTCCCACCCATTGCCGACGAACCCTGGTTCACAAAGACTCGGATCAG GTACAGACTGACAGCCATTGCTGTCGACCATTCTGCTGGACCCTACCAGAACTACACAGTCATCTTTGTTGGCTCGGAAGCTGGTGTGGTACTTAAAGTTTTGGCAAAGACCAGTTCTTTCTCTTTGAATGACAGCGTATTACTGGAAGAGATTGAAGCATACAACCATGCGAA GTGTAATGCTGAGAATGAGGAGGACAGAAAGGTCATCTCATTACAGTTGGATAAAGATCATCACACTTTATATGTGGCGTTCTCTAGCTGCGTTATTCGCATGCCCCTCAGTCGCTGTGAGCGTTATGGATCATGTAAAAA GTCTTGTATTGCTTCTCGGGACCCGTACTGTGGCTGGTTAAGCCAAGGAGCCTGTGGTCGAGTCACCCCAGGGATGCT ACTGTTAACTGAAGACTTCTTTGCTTTCCATAACCACAGCGCTGAAGGATATGAACAAGACACGGAATACGGCAACACGGCCCACCTAGGGGACTGCCATG aaattttgCCTACTTCAACTACACCAGATTACAAAATATTTGGCGGTCCAACATCtg GTGTACGATGGGAAGTCCAGTCTGGAGAGTCCAACCAGATGGTCCACATGAATGTCCTCATCACCTGTGTCTTTGCTGCTTTTGTTTTGGGTGCATTCATTGCAGGTGTGGCAGTATACTGCTATCGTGACATGTTTGTTCGGAAAAACAGAAAGATCCATAAAGATGCAGAATCTGCCCAGTCGTGCACAGACTCCAGTGGAAGTTTTGCCAAACTGAATGGTCTCTTTGACAGCCCGGTCAAGGAATATCAGCAGAATATTGATTCTCCCAAATTGTATAGTAACCTGCTGACCAGTCGGAAAGAGCTACCACCCAGTGGAGATACGAAATCCATGGTAATGGACCATCGAGGCCAACCTCCCGAGCTGGCTGCTCTCCCCACGCCCGAGTCTACACCTGTGCTTCACCAGAAGACCCTACAGGCCATGAAGAGCCACTCAGAGAAGGCCCATGGCCATGGGGCTTCCAGGAAAGAAACCCCCCAGTATTTTCCTTCTAGTCCTCCATCCCATTCCCCATTAAGTCATGGGCATATCCCCAGTGCCATTGTTCTTCCTAATGCTACCCATGACTATAACACATCTTTCTCCAATTCCAATGCTCACAAAGCTGAAAAGAAGCTTCAACACATTGACCACCCTCTTACAAAGTCATCCAGTAAAAGAGATCACCGGCGTTCTGTGGATTCCAGAAATACCCTCAATGACCTCCTGAAACATCTAAATGACCCGAATAGTAACCCCAAAGCCATCATGGGAGACATCCAAATGGCCCACCAGACCCTAATGCTGGATCCTGTGGGACCTATGTCTGAAGTTCCACCCAAGGTCCCTAACCGGGAGGCATCACTCTACTCTCCTCCTTCAACTCTCCCCAGGAATAGCCCAACCAAGCGAGTGGATGTGCCTACCACTCCTGGAGTCCCAATGACTTCTCTGGAAAGACAAAGGGGTTATCACAAAAATTCCTCCCAGAGGCACTCTATATCTGCTATGCCTAAAAACTTAAACTCACCAAGTGGTGTTTTGTTATCTAGACAGCCTAGCATGAACCGTGGAGGGTACATGCCCACCCCAACCGGGGCGAAGGTGGACTATATTCAGGGAACACCAGTGAGTGTTCATCTGCAGCCTTCCCTCTCCAGACAGAGCAGCTATACCAGTAATGGCACCCTTCCTAGGACGGGGCTAAAGAGGACACCATCCTTAAAACCTGATGTGCCACCAAAGCCTTCGTTTGTTCCTCAAACCACATCTGTCAGACCACTGAACAAATATACTTACTAG
- the SEMA6D gene encoding semaphorin-6D isoform X8: MRFFLLCAYMLLLMISQLRAVSFPEDDEPLNTVDYHYSRQYPVFRGRPSGNESQHRLDFQLMLKIRDTLYIAGRDQVYTVSLNEIPKTEVIPSKKLTWRSRQQDRENCAMKGKHKDECHNFIKVFVPRNDEMVFVCGTNAFNPMCRYYRLNTLEYDGEEISGLARCPFDARQTNVALFADGKLYSATVADFLASDAVIYRSMGDGSALRTIKYDSKWIKEPHFLHAIEYGNYVYFFFREIAVEHNNLGKAVYSRVARICKNDMGGSQRVLEKHWTSFLKARLNCSVPGDSFFYFDVLQSITDIIQISGIPTVVGVFTTQLNSIPGSAVCAFSMDDIEKVFKGRFKEQKTPDSVWTAVPEDKVPKPRPGCCAKHGLAEAYKTSIDFPDETLSFIKSHPLMDSAVPPIADEPWFTKTRIRYRLTAIAVDHSAGPYQNYTVIFVGSEAGVVLKVLAKTSSFSLNDSVLLEEIEAYNHAKCNAENEEDRKVISLQLDKDHHTLYVAFSSCVIRMPLSRCERYGSCKKSCIASRDPYCGWLSQGACGRVTPGMLAEGYEQDTEYGNTAHLGDCHEILPTSTTPDYKIFGGPTSGVRWEVQSGESNQMVHMNVLITCVFAAFVLGAFIAGVAVYCYRDMFVRKNRKIHKDAESAQSCTDSSGSFAKLNGLFDSPVKEYQQNIDSPKLYSNLLTSRKELPPSGDTKSMVMDHRGQPPELAALPTPESTPVLHQKTLQAMKSHSEKAHGHGASRKETPQYFPSSPPSHSPLSHGHIPSAIVLPNATHDYNTSFSNSNAHKAEKKLQHIDHPLTKSSSKRDHRRSVDSRNTLNDLLKHLNDPNSNPKAIMGDIQMAHQTLMLDPVGPMSEVPPKVPNREASLYSPPSTLPRNSPTKRVDVPTTPGVPMTSLERQRGYHKNSSQRHSISAMPKNLNSPSGVLLSRQPSMNRGGYMPTPTGAKVDYIQGTPVSVHLQPSLSRQSSYTSNGTLPRTGLKRTPSLKPDVPPKPSFVPQTTSVRPLNKYTY, from the exons ATGAGGTTCTTCCTGCTCTGTGCCTACATGCTGCTGCTGATGATTTCCCAATTGAGGGCAGTCAGTTTTCCTGAAGATGATGAACCCCTTAATACTGTTGACTATCACT ATTCAAGGCAATATCCGGTTTTTAGAGGACGCCCTTCAGGCAATGAATCGCAGCACAGGCTGGACTTTCAGCTGATGTTGAAAATTCGAGACACACTTTATATTGCTGGCAG GGATCAAGTTTATACAGTGAGCTTAAATGAAATCCCCAAAACAGAAGTAATACCGAGCAAG AAACTGACATGGCGGTCAAGACAACAGGATCGAGAAAACTGTGCTATGAAAGGCAAACATAAA GATGAATGCCACAACTTTATTAAAGTATTTGTTCCAAGAAACGATGAGATGGTTTTTGTATGTGGTACCAATGCGTTTAATCCCATGTGTAGATACTATCGg ttgaATACCTTAGAGTATGATGGGGAAGAAATTAGTGGCCTGGCAAGATGCCCATTTGATGCCAGACAAACCAATGTTGCCCTTTTTGCTG ATGGGAAGCTGTATTCTGCCACAGTGGCTGACTTTTTGGCCAGTGATGCTGTTATTTATCGAAGCATGGGCGATGGATCTGCCCTTCGTACAATAAAATATGATTCCAAGTGGATAAAAG agCCACACTTTCTTCATGCCATAGAATACGGAAActatgtctatttcttctttcgAGAAATTGCTGTAGAACATAATAATTTAGGCAAG GCTGTCTATTCCCGTGTGGCCCGCATCTGTAAAAACGACATGGGTGGCTCCCAGCGGGTCCTGGAGAAACATTGGACTTCATTTCTGAAAGCTCGGCTTAACTGCTCTGTCCCCGGAGATTCCTTTTTCTACTTTGATGTCCTGCAGTCCATTACGGACATAATACAAATCAGTGGCATCCCCACGGTGGTCGGGGTGTTCACCACACAGCTGAACAG CATTCCTGGTTCTGCAGTCTGTGCATTTAGCATGGATGACATTGAGAAAGTATTCAAAGGACggtttaaagaacagaaaactcCAGATTCTGTTTGGACAGCAGTCCCCGAAGACAAAGTACCAAAACCaag GCCTGGCTGTTGTGCGAAGCATGGCCTTGCTGAAGCTTATAAAACCTCCATTGATTTCCCGGATGAAACCCTGTCATTCATCAAATCCCACCCCCTGATGGACTCTGCCGTCCCACCCATTGCCGACGAACCCTGGTTCACAAAGACTCGGATCAG GTACAGACTGACAGCCATTGCTGTCGACCATTCTGCTGGACCCTACCAGAACTACACAGTCATCTTTGTTGGCTCGGAAGCTGGTGTGGTACTTAAAGTTTTGGCAAAGACCAGTTCTTTCTCTTTGAATGACAGCGTATTACTGGAAGAGATTGAAGCATACAACCATGCGAA GTGTAATGCTGAGAATGAGGAGGACAGAAAGGTCATCTCATTACAGTTGGATAAAGATCATCACACTTTATATGTGGCGTTCTCTAGCTGCGTTATTCGCATGCCCCTCAGTCGCTGTGAGCGTTATGGATCATGTAAAAA GTCTTGTATTGCTTCTCGGGACCCGTACTGTGGCTGGTTAAGCCAAGGAGCCTGTGGTCGAGTCACCCCAGGGATGCT CGCTGAAGGATATGAACAAGACACGGAATACGGCAACACGGCCCACCTAGGGGACTGCCATG aaattttgCCTACTTCAACTACACCAGATTACAAAATATTTGGCGGTCCAACATCtg GTGTACGATGGGAAGTCCAGTCTGGAGAGTCCAACCAGATGGTCCACATGAATGTCCTCATCACCTGTGTCTTTGCTGCTTTTGTTTTGGGTGCATTCATTGCAGGTGTGGCAGTATACTGCTATCGTGACATGTTTGTTCGGAAAAACAGAAAGATCCATAAAGATGCAGAATCTGCCCAGTCGTGCACAGACTCCAGTGGAAGTTTTGCCAAACTGAATGGTCTCTTTGACAGCCCGGTCAAGGAATATCAGCAGAATATTGATTCTCCCAAATTGTATAGTAACCTGCTGACCAGTCGGAAAGAGCTACCACCCAGTGGAGATACGAAATCCATGGTAATGGACCATCGAGGCCAACCTCCCGAGCTGGCTGCTCTCCCCACGCCCGAGTCTACACCTGTGCTTCACCAGAAGACCCTACAGGCCATGAAGAGCCACTCAGAGAAGGCCCATGGCCATGGGGCTTCCAGGAAAGAAACCCCCCAGTATTTTCCTTCTAGTCCTCCATCCCATTCCCCATTAAGTCATGGGCATATCCCCAGTGCCATTGTTCTTCCTAATGCTACCCATGACTATAACACATCTTTCTCCAATTCCAATGCTCACAAAGCTGAAAAGAAGCTTCAACACATTGACCACCCTCTTACAAAGTCATCCAGTAAAAGAGATCACCGGCGTTCTGTGGATTCCAGAAATACCCTCAATGACCTCCTGAAACATCTAAATGACCCGAATAGTAACCCCAAAGCCATCATGGGAGACATCCAAATGGCCCACCAGACCCTAATGCTGGATCCTGTGGGACCTATGTCTGAAGTTCCACCCAAGGTCCCTAACCGGGAGGCATCACTCTACTCTCCTCCTTCAACTCTCCCCAGGAATAGCCCAACCAAGCGAGTGGATGTGCCTACCACTCCTGGAGTCCCAATGACTTCTCTGGAAAGACAAAGGGGTTATCACAAAAATTCCTCCCAGAGGCACTCTATATCTGCTATGCCTAAAAACTTAAACTCACCAAGTGGTGTTTTGTTATCTAGACAGCCTAGCATGAACCGTGGAGGGTACATGCCCACCCCAACCGGGGCGAAGGTGGACTATATTCAGGGAACACCAGTGAGTGTTCATCTGCAGCCTTCCCTCTCCAGACAGAGCAGCTATACCAGTAATGGCACCCTTCCTAGGACGGGGCTAAAGAGGACACCATCCTTAAAACCTGATGTGCCACCAAAGCCTTCGTTTGTTCCTCAAACCACATCTGTCAGACCACTGAACAAATATACTTACTAG
- the SEMA6D gene encoding semaphorin-6D isoform X10, giving the protein MRFFLLCAYMLLLMISQLRAVSFPEDDEPLNTVDYHYSRQYPVFRGRPSGNESQHRLDFQLMLKIRDTLYIAGRDQVYTVSLNEIPKTEVIPSKKLTWRSRQQDRENCAMKGKHKDECHNFIKVFVPRNDEMVFVCGTNAFNPMCRYYRLNTLEYDGEEISGLARCPFDARQTNVALFADGKLYSATVADFLASDAVIYRSMGDGSALRTIKYDSKWIKEPHFLHAIEYGNYVYFFFREIAVEHNNLGKAVYSRVARICKNDMGGSQRVLEKHWTSFLKARLNCSVPGDSFFYFDVLQSITDIIQISGIPTVVGVFTTQLNSIPGSAVCAFSMDDIEKVFKGRFKEQKTPDSVWTAVPEDKVPKPRPGCCAKHGLAEAYKTSIDFPDETLSFIKSHPLMDSAVPPIADEPWFTKTRIRYRLTAIAVDHSAGPYQNYTVIFVGSEAGVVLKVLAKTSSFSLNDSVLLEEIEAYNHAKCNAENEEDRKVISLQLDKDHHTLYVAFSSCVIRMPLSRCERYGSCKKSCIASRDPYCGWLSQGACGRVTPGMLAEGYEQDTEYGNTAHLGDCHGVRWEVQSGESNQMVHMNVLITCVFAAFVLGAFIAGVAVYCYRDMFVRKNRKIHKDAESAQSCTDSSGSFAKLNGLFDSPVKEYQQNIDSPKLYSNLLTSRKELPPSGDTKSMVMDHRGQPPELAALPTPESTPVLHQKTLQAMKSHSEKAHGHGASRKETPQYFPSSPPSHSPLSHGHIPSAIVLPNATHDYNTSFSNSNAHKAEKKLQHIDHPLTKSSSKRDHRRSVDSRNTLNDLLKHLNDPNSNPKAIMGDIQMAHQTLMLDPVGPMSEVPPKVPNREASLYSPPSTLPRNSPTKRVDVPTTPGVPMTSLERQRGYHKNSSQRHSISAMPKNLNSPSGVLLSRQPSMNRGGYMPTPTGAKVDYIQGTPVSVHLQPSLSRQSSYTSNGTLPRTGLKRTPSLKPDVPPKPSFVPQTTSVRPLNKYTY; this is encoded by the exons ATGAGGTTCTTCCTGCTCTGTGCCTACATGCTGCTGCTGATGATTTCCCAATTGAGGGCAGTCAGTTTTCCTGAAGATGATGAACCCCTTAATACTGTTGACTATCACT ATTCAAGGCAATATCCGGTTTTTAGAGGACGCCCTTCAGGCAATGAATCGCAGCACAGGCTGGACTTTCAGCTGATGTTGAAAATTCGAGACACACTTTATATTGCTGGCAG GGATCAAGTTTATACAGTGAGCTTAAATGAAATCCCCAAAACAGAAGTAATACCGAGCAAG AAACTGACATGGCGGTCAAGACAACAGGATCGAGAAAACTGTGCTATGAAAGGCAAACATAAA GATGAATGCCACAACTTTATTAAAGTATTTGTTCCAAGAAACGATGAGATGGTTTTTGTATGTGGTACCAATGCGTTTAATCCCATGTGTAGATACTATCGg ttgaATACCTTAGAGTATGATGGGGAAGAAATTAGTGGCCTGGCAAGATGCCCATTTGATGCCAGACAAACCAATGTTGCCCTTTTTGCTG ATGGGAAGCTGTATTCTGCCACAGTGGCTGACTTTTTGGCCAGTGATGCTGTTATTTATCGAAGCATGGGCGATGGATCTGCCCTTCGTACAATAAAATATGATTCCAAGTGGATAAAAG agCCACACTTTCTTCATGCCATAGAATACGGAAActatgtctatttcttctttcgAGAAATTGCTGTAGAACATAATAATTTAGGCAAG GCTGTCTATTCCCGTGTGGCCCGCATCTGTAAAAACGACATGGGTGGCTCCCAGCGGGTCCTGGAGAAACATTGGACTTCATTTCTGAAAGCTCGGCTTAACTGCTCTGTCCCCGGAGATTCCTTTTTCTACTTTGATGTCCTGCAGTCCATTACGGACATAATACAAATCAGTGGCATCCCCACGGTGGTCGGGGTGTTCACCACACAGCTGAACAG CATTCCTGGTTCTGCAGTCTGTGCATTTAGCATGGATGACATTGAGAAAGTATTCAAAGGACggtttaaagaacagaaaactcCAGATTCTGTTTGGACAGCAGTCCCCGAAGACAAAGTACCAAAACCaag GCCTGGCTGTTGTGCGAAGCATGGCCTTGCTGAAGCTTATAAAACCTCCATTGATTTCCCGGATGAAACCCTGTCATTCATCAAATCCCACCCCCTGATGGACTCTGCCGTCCCACCCATTGCCGACGAACCCTGGTTCACAAAGACTCGGATCAG GTACAGACTGACAGCCATTGCTGTCGACCATTCTGCTGGACCCTACCAGAACTACACAGTCATCTTTGTTGGCTCGGAAGCTGGTGTGGTACTTAAAGTTTTGGCAAAGACCAGTTCTTTCTCTTTGAATGACAGCGTATTACTGGAAGAGATTGAAGCATACAACCATGCGAA GTGTAATGCTGAGAATGAGGAGGACAGAAAGGTCATCTCATTACAGTTGGATAAAGATCATCACACTTTATATGTGGCGTTCTCTAGCTGCGTTATTCGCATGCCCCTCAGTCGCTGTGAGCGTTATGGATCATGTAAAAA GTCTTGTATTGCTTCTCGGGACCCGTACTGTGGCTGGTTAAGCCAAGGAGCCTGTGGTCGAGTCACCCCAGGGATGCT CGCTGAAGGATATGAACAAGACACGGAATACGGCAACACGGCCCACCTAGGGGACTGCCATG GTGTACGATGGGAAGTCCAGTCTGGAGAGTCCAACCAGATGGTCCACATGAATGTCCTCATCACCTGTGTCTTTGCTGCTTTTGTTTTGGGTGCATTCATTGCAGGTGTGGCAGTATACTGCTATCGTGACATGTTTGTTCGGAAAAACAGAAAGATCCATAAAGATGCAGAATCTGCCCAGTCGTGCACAGACTCCAGTGGAAGTTTTGCCAAACTGAATGGTCTCTTTGACAGCCCGGTCAAGGAATATCAGCAGAATATTGATTCTCCCAAATTGTATAGTAACCTGCTGACCAGTCGGAAAGAGCTACCACCCAGTGGAGATACGAAATCCATGGTAATGGACCATCGAGGCCAACCTCCCGAGCTGGCTGCTCTCCCCACGCCCGAGTCTACACCTGTGCTTCACCAGAAGACCCTACAGGCCATGAAGAGCCACTCAGAGAAGGCCCATGGCCATGGGGCTTCCAGGAAAGAAACCCCCCAGTATTTTCCTTCTAGTCCTCCATCCCATTCCCCATTAAGTCATGGGCATATCCCCAGTGCCATTGTTCTTCCTAATGCTACCCATGACTATAACACATCTTTCTCCAATTCCAATGCTCACAAAGCTGAAAAGAAGCTTCAACACATTGACCACCCTCTTACAAAGTCATCCAGTAAAAGAGATCACCGGCGTTCTGTGGATTCCAGAAATACCCTCAATGACCTCCTGAAACATCTAAATGACCCGAATAGTAACCCCAAAGCCATCATGGGAGACATCCAAATGGCCCACCAGACCCTAATGCTGGATCCTGTGGGACCTATGTCTGAAGTTCCACCCAAGGTCCCTAACCGGGAGGCATCACTCTACTCTCCTCCTTCAACTCTCCCCAGGAATAGCCCAACCAAGCGAGTGGATGTGCCTACCACTCCTGGAGTCCCAATGACTTCTCTGGAAAGACAAAGGGGTTATCACAAAAATTCCTCCCAGAGGCACTCTATATCTGCTATGCCTAAAAACTTAAACTCACCAAGTGGTGTTTTGTTATCTAGACAGCCTAGCATGAACCGTGGAGGGTACATGCCCACCCCAACCGGGGCGAAGGTGGACTATATTCAGGGAACACCAGTGAGTGTTCATCTGCAGCCTTCCCTCTCCAGACAGAGCAGCTATACCAGTAATGGCACCCTTCCTAGGACGGGGCTAAAGAGGACACCATCCTTAAAACCTGATGTGCCACCAAAGCCTTCGTTTGTTCCTCAAACCACATCTGTCAGACCACTGAACAAATATACTTACTAG